In the Aromatoleum bremense genome, one interval contains:
- the ebdD gene encoding ethylbenzene dehydrogenase subunit delta has protein sequence MNSDLDVELSSHNRITAARSQFYKILSRVFAYPPDGLQQDFLIETRRQLREAADELPFPVPAIESIAQFDASQGADAENFAVMYSGIFDNCSGRPAVSLHEKDYSKKDTKYVWEELIRFYEHFGLNYDLGRCKEWPDHVGIQLEFLHYLTFLEAGAPEDVADIYVAAEGDFLEKHVADWVPKFSEKLRSMAEDTPYGSLAQVLAQFVEGDTEFNRRRRTIQ, from the coding sequence ATGAACAGCGATCTTGATGTTGAACTCTCGTCGCACAACCGAATCACGGCCGCTCGGTCGCAATTTTACAAGATATTGAGTCGGGTTTTCGCCTATCCGCCGGACGGCTTGCAGCAGGATTTCTTGATTGAAACCAGGCGTCAGTTACGTGAGGCGGCGGACGAACTTCCATTCCCGGTTCCCGCAATCGAATCCATCGCGCAGTTTGATGCGTCGCAGGGGGCGGATGCCGAGAACTTCGCGGTGATGTACAGCGGTATTTTCGACAATTGCTCGGGGCGGCCAGCCGTGTCATTGCACGAAAAGGACTATTCCAAGAAAGACACCAAGTACGTCTGGGAAGAACTGATTCGATTCTATGAGCATTTTGGGTTGAACTACGACCTCGGTAGATGCAAGGAATGGCCCGATCACGTTGGCATTCAACTTGAATTTCTGCATTACCTGACATTCCTGGAGGCTGGGGCGCCTGAGGACGTGGCAGACATTTACGTGGCGGCCGAAGGCGACTTTCTGGAAAAACATGTTGCCGACTGGGTTCCGAAGTTTAGCGAGAAACTTCGCTCAATGGCGGAAGACACCCCTTACGGGTCCTTGGCCCAGGTTCTCGCACAGTTTGTCGAGGGAGATACGGAATTTAACCGACGTCGTCGGACCATTCAGTAG
- a CDS encoding SDR family NAD(P)-dependent oxidoreductase, whose protein sequence is MTKKLKDKIAVITGGANGIGQAIAERFASEGADIVIADLALAPQTEAAVKEYGRRVLTVKCDVSKPDDVEAFGQKVISTFGRCDILVNNAGIYPLIPFDDLTFEQWKKTFEINVDSGFLMAKAFVPGMKKAGWGRIINLTSTTYWLKIEAYTHYISTKAANIGFTRALASELGKHGITVNAIAPSLVRTATTEASPLSEMFDVLPNMLQAIPRLQVPQDLTGTATFLASDDASFITGQTIAVDGGMVRH, encoded by the coding sequence ATGACCAAGAAACTGAAAGACAAGATTGCGGTCATCACGGGTGGCGCTAACGGCATAGGCCAGGCGATTGCTGAACGGTTTGCGAGTGAAGGCGCAGATATTGTGATTGCTGATCTGGCGCTGGCCCCGCAGACCGAGGCGGCAGTCAAGGAGTATGGTCGGCGTGTGCTCACGGTCAAATGTGATGTCTCGAAGCCGGATGATGTCGAGGCATTCGGCCAGAAGGTGATATCGACCTTCGGTCGCTGCGACATCCTTGTCAATAATGCCGGCATCTATCCGCTCATCCCGTTCGACGACCTCACCTTCGAACAGTGGAAAAAGACATTCGAAATCAACGTCGATTCCGGGTTTCTGATGGCAAAAGCCTTCGTGCCGGGAATGAAGAAGGCGGGATGGGGGCGTATCATCAATCTGACCTCGACAACGTATTGGCTGAAGATCGAGGCGTACACCCACTACATCAGCACCAAAGCAGCAAACATTGGTTTCACACGTGCGCTAGCCTCGGAGCTTGGGAAGCATGGCATCACTGTCAATGCCATCGCGCCCAGCCTTGTTCGCACAGCAACGACCGAAGCTTCGCCGTTGTCGGAAATGTTCGATGTGCTACCGAATATGCTTCAGGCGATTCCGCGTCTTCAGGTGCCGCAGGACCTGACGGGTACAGCGACCTTTCTTGCCTCCGACGATGCCAGCTTTATTACCGGCCAGACGATTGCCGTTGACGGCGGCATGGTAAGGCACTAA